The following proteins come from a genomic window of Deltaproteobacteria bacterium CG2_30_66_27:
- a CDS encoding glycine--tRNA ligase subunit alpha, giving the protein MFFQDLILSLQKYWADKRCVIHQPYDIEVGAGTFHPATFLQALGPEPWNTAYVQPSRRPTDGRYGENPNRLQHYYQFQVIMKPCPTDYVELYLDSLRSVGIDPLKHDIRFVEDDWESPTLGAWGLGWEVWLDGMEITQFTYFQQCGGIDLKPISGEITYGVERIAMYLQNVNNVFDLKWVGDVTYGDVHHRGEVEFSKYNFESADIPMLFSLFTMYEKECRSLIASKLVLPAYDYCLKCSHAFNLLDARGAISVTERTSYIGRVRNLARVCAEGYLKSREEMGFPLLGKFSGGGEGPTKKLPAMRDSDGT; this is encoded by the coding sequence GTGTTTTTCCAAGATCTCATTCTGTCCCTGCAGAAGTACTGGGCCGACAAGAGATGCGTGATCCATCAGCCATACGACATCGAAGTCGGCGCCGGTACGTTCCATCCCGCCACGTTCCTGCAAGCCCTCGGTCCCGAACCGTGGAACACGGCCTACGTACAGCCGTCCCGCCGCCCGACGGACGGCCGCTACGGTGAGAACCCCAACCGCCTGCAGCACTACTACCAGTTCCAGGTCATCATGAAACCGTGCCCCACGGATTATGTGGAGCTGTACCTCGACTCCCTGCGATCGGTGGGGATCGACCCGTTGAAGCACGACATCCGGTTCGTCGAGGACGACTGGGAATCCCCCACCCTCGGCGCGTGGGGACTCGGGTGGGAGGTGTGGTTGGACGGGATGGAGATCACCCAGTTCACCTACTTCCAGCAGTGCGGCGGGATCGACCTGAAGCCGATCTCCGGGGAGATCACCTACGGCGTCGAACGGATCGCGATGTACCTGCAGAACGTGAACAACGTCTTCGATCTCAAGTGGGTCGGCGACGTCACCTACGGCGACGTTCACCACCGGGGAGAGGTGGAATTCTCGAAGTACAACTTCGAGTCGGCCGACATCCCGATGCTCTTCTCCCTCTTCACGATGTACGAGAAGGAGTGCCGGAGCCTCATCGCGTCGAAGCTCGTCCTTCCCGCCTACGATTACTGCCTCAAGTGCTCCCATGCCTTCAACCTGCTCGACGCCCGGGGCGCGATCTCCGTCACGGAGCGCACCTCCTACATCGGGCGCGTCCGGAACCTGGCCCGCGTGTGCGCAGAAGGGTACCTGAAATCGCGCGAGGAGATGGGCTTCCCGCTCCTCGGGAAGTTCTCCGGCGGAGGTGAGGGACCCACCAAGAAATTACCCGCGATGAGGGATTCCGATGGAACGTGA